The Streptomyces collinus DNA segment CAGGATCGGAGTCCTCCTGTCGCCCAGAGCACCCCGTGGGCTCAGTGACCACGACCTCACCGCTTTACCGGGACCCTTCGAAACTGATCGAGGAACGCCTCGAGGATCTGCTCGCCCGCATGACGCTGCCGGAAAAGGTCGGACAGATGCTGCAGCTGGACGCCCGGGGCGACCTGGAGGACGTCGTGGCCACGAAGCTGGCCGGGTCGATCCTGCATGCCTCGCCCGAGCGCATGCACGCTGCCGTCGAGCTGGCGGCAGCCACCAGGCTGGGCATCCCGCTGCTCATCGCTGACGACTGCATCCACGGCCACTCGTTCTGGCCGGGTGCCACGATCTTCCCCACGCAGTTGGGGATGGCCTGCACCTGGGACACCGAGCTCGTCGAGCGCATGGCCCGGGCCACCGCGGTGGAAGTCGCCGCGACGGGCATCCACTGGACCTTCTCGCCGGTGCTGTGCATCACCCGCGACCTGCGATGGGGCCGTGTGAGCGAGACCTTCGGGGAGGACCCACTGCTCATCGGGGAGCTGGGCGTCGCGATGGTCCGCGGATACCAGGGAGCGGGACTGGACGACCCGACAGCGATTCTGGCCTGCGCCAAGCACTTCGCGGGCTACTCGGAGACGCAGGGCGGACGCGACGCGAGCGAGGCGGACCTGAGCCGGCGCAAGCTGCGCTCTTGGTTCCTGCCGCCGTTCGAGAGGGTCGCTCGCGAGGGCTGCCGCACGTTCATGCTCGGCTACCAGGCGATGGACGGGGTCCCGATCACGGCGAACAAGTGGCTCCTGAACGACGTCCTCAAGGGCGAGTGGGAGTTCACCGGCACGCTCGTGACCGACTGGGACAACGTGGGCCGGATGGTGTGGGAGCAGAAGGTCTGCGCAGATGCCGTGGAGGCCGCAACGGTCGCGGTGCGGGCCGGAAACGACCTGGTGATGACCACACCGGACTTCTTCGAGGGCGCTCAGGAAGCAGTCGCGCAGGGGCGGCTGCGAGAGGAGGAGGTCGACGAGGCGGTCCGGCGGATCCTGAAACTGAAACTGGAACTGGGCCTGTTCGAGGACCCCCGCGCGCCGGACCAGGCACGCCAGGCCGACGTGATCGGGTGCGCCGAGCACACCGCCCTCAACCTCGAACTCGCCCGAAGGTCACTGGTGCTGCTGCGCAACGACGGCACCTTGCCCTTGGAGGGCGGATTGACGGTAGACGGTCAGGGCCACACCGTGACCCCTGAGGGCCCTCGCACGATTGCCGTGATCGGTCCCAACGGCGACGACCCGCAGGCCATGCTCGGCGACTGGGCCGGCGCTTCCGGTCAGGTGGACTGGATGCCGGACGGGCACCCGCGCGAGACCGTCACGACGGTGCTCGACGGGTTCCGCACAGCCGTTCCCGACGGGTGGACGGTCACCTACGCCCGCGGCGCCGACATCGAGCGCCTGGTGCCCGACCCGCAAGGGCCGGTGTACCCCGACGGACAGCCACGTCCGCCTCTGCTTGCGCCCGCGCCCGTCGACGAGGCTCAGATCGCGGAGGCGGTGAGCCTCGCGCGCGCGGCGGATTACGTCCTCGCCGTCGTCGGAGACACCGTCGCGCTGACCGGTGAAACCTGCTCGACCGCGACCCTGGAGCTGCAGGGCGGACAGGTCGCCCTCCTCGAGGCGCTCGTCGCCACCGCAACACCCGTCGTCGTCGTGCTGATCCACAGCAAGCCCTCGGTACTCCCCGACGCCGCGCTGGCGGCGTCAGCGCTGATCGAGGCGTTCAACCCCGGCATGCGAGGCGGCCAGGCGGTGGCCGAACTCGTCCTCGGTCTCATCGAGCCGTCGGGACGCCTGCCCCTGTCCGTGCCACGCCATGTCGGGCAGCAGCCCGTCTACTACAACCAGGTGCGCGGCCAGCACGGTGACCGTTACGCCGACCTGACCCAGGAACCACTCTTCGTCTTCGGGGAGGGCCTGTCCTACAGCACCATCGAGTACACCGACCTGGCCGTCCTCGATGAAGTCGTGCCCTTGGACGGCGTGGTGCGCGCCGAGGTAACCGTCTTCAACACCGGCGCTCGGCCGGTACTGGAGACCGTGCAGGCCTACATCAGCGACGCGGTCACGAGCGTCACGTGGGCAGAGCGGGAACTCAAGGCCTGGCGGCAGGTCACGGTCCCACCCGGTGACAGCGTGCGGGTCCGGCTGGCGATCCCCGCCGCGGCATGCTCCCTGGTCGACGCCGAAGGCCGCCGGATCGTCGAGCCCGGAGCGTTCGACCTGCTCGTCGGCCACAGCTCACGCGCCGCCGACCTGCTTCGCGCCCGTTTCACCCTCAGCCAGCCATGACATTCCGTCACCCTGCCATGCTTCGACGAGCTGCGGTGCCTCGTCGCTGCGACGGGGGCCGGGGCGTGGCGCCGCACAGGTCGCGGACCCACCCGGTGACAGCGTGCGGGCAAGCGAACGATGGCAGGTGCGTTGCAGGCGTTCACCACCAAATACAGCACCGACCGGGTCACGTTGAACGCTGGCGCCGCACCCAGGAATTCCGGACGTGCACCGGACACAGCTGCTGCGGCCCTATATCCGCCGGGTCGTTGGCACGCGTTGCGCCGTTGACGTCAGCCAAATCGGTATCCTCGCCGCCTACGCGGGTGATGGGGAGATGAAAGATGTTCCCTGTATGCCTGCCGACTGCGCTCACGCCTGGATGTGCGCCGACTGGTTGATCCGGACCTACACGCCAGCGAGGCTGCGGCTGGCGGGCAGGGACACGGCGTTTAGCGCGCCGCGGCCCTGGCTGGGGGGCCTGCCGTGCGCGATGCCTTCAAAGCCGTCCCCCGGCTCGCCCTGGATGCCCCGGACAGCCAGATCGATCACATAGTCCAGATCGCTATGGGGAATGCTGGGGCCGCCATGGAGGCGGTAGTTCATGCGGCCGCTCGGGAAGCCGGATGGAACGACATCCTGGAAGCCGAGCGCCGCGCCACCCGAGACATGGCAGTAGAGGCCGCAAGGCGCGCCCGTCGGGAGATCTTGCAGGCCGCGCCCACTGTGGTGCGGCGGGCCGCCCGCGATGCCAAGCGGGCCGCTCCGCGTTGGGAGCGCGACATGCGAAAGGCCGACGAACGCATGACCCGCCGCAGTGCCGAGGAAGCCGCCCGGCGCACAGTCGGCCCGGCCGTCGGGCCCTACGTCTGGATCCGCGCCAAGGCCGCCGGCTGGGCTGCCGTCCGGGACTCCAGGACAGCTATGAACCAGTACTCGCCGCCTGCCATCCGCGACGCCGCCCGGGCAGCGGCCCAACGCGCCTACCACGACGTCGAACACACCGCCCACTGGCAACCGGCCCTGGCCGCGGCCCAAGTCGCTGCTCAACGAGCCCTCGCCCCAACCATCGCCGAACTCCAGAACTCCGCATGTGACCTGCTCGACCGCTTGACCACAGCCTGAAGCAACCTGCAAAAGCAGCCATGCGCTCGGGCTCGCAATGTGCTGGGCGAGTGGAAAACCTACCGTTTCGGATCAATATGTACCGCCACGCGATGGTCGCCGACAGCTCGACCATGTTGGTCACCACCGGCGTCGGCTACGGCACTGCCCTTGCGTGTGCGGTTTGGTCATGGTCAGGGCACGAGGGTGGAAGTGGACGGGACGCCGACTTGGTGAAGCGGCGTTCCCCGGAGAGGAACGGGGTCGCCAGGTGTTCTGCCCTGGGCGGGTTCGCGCCGGGGACGGAGCAGGTCAGAGCGGCCACGTGGGCGGCTAACGAGCACGCGTCGGCGACGTCTTCGAGGCCCAGCCGGTCGAGTCCTCCGCCGAGGTGTCCGCCGGCGGCGAGGCGGTGCAGCAGGCCAGCGGTGAAGGAGTCTCCGGCGCCGACGGTGTCGACGATGTCGATGGCCGGGGTCGGGACGGTGACGCGGTGGCCATCGAGGGAGGCGAGTGCGCCGCGTCCGCCGAGGGTGATGACGACGAGGCGTGCGCCGGCGCTGTGCCAGGTGTCGCAAGCCTCTTCAAGGCCGGCACCGGGGAGGAGCAGGGCAAGGTCGTCCTCGCTGAGGCTGAGGATGTCGGCGAGGGCGCACCAGCGAGGAAGCCGCTCTCGGTAGGCCGAGGGCGGGACGAGCAGGGGGCGGACGTTGGGGTCGATGGA contains these protein-coding regions:
- a CDS encoding carbohydrate kinase family protein — its product is MPRHGSPSSVTVLGECVADTFADPGRSSLSELALRALPGGGPANTAVALARLGTPTRFLGRFSNDVFGALFRDRLSASGVDLTGSVSAPEPSTLAVADLDETGQATYTFYADNAADWQWTTAELAATQQDDAVCLHTGSLALVRQPGAGHIEDHLASAREHVTVSIDPNVRPLLVPPSAYRERLPRWCALADILSLSEDDLALLLPGAGLEEACDTWHSAGARLVVITLGGRGALASLDGHRVTVPTPAIDIVDTVGAGDSFTAGLLHRLAAGGHLGGGLDRLGLEDVADACSLAAHVAALTCSVPGANPPRAEHLATPFLSGERRFTKSASRPLPPSCPDHDQTAHARAVP
- a CDS encoding exo-beta-d-1,3/1,6-glucosidase codes for the protein MTTTSPLYRDPSKLIEERLEDLLARMTLPEKVGQMLQLDARGDLEDVVATKLAGSILHASPERMHAAVELAAATRLGIPLLIADDCIHGHSFWPGATIFPTQLGMACTWDTELVERMARATAVEVAATGIHWTFSPVLCITRDLRWGRVSETFGEDPLLIGELGVAMVRGYQGAGLDDPTAILACAKHFAGYSETQGGRDASEADLSRRKLRSWFLPPFERVAREGCRTFMLGYQAMDGVPITANKWLLNDVLKGEWEFTGTLVTDWDNVGRMVWEQKVCADAVEAATVAVRAGNDLVMTTPDFFEGAQEAVAQGRLREEEVDEAVRRILKLKLELGLFEDPRAPDQARQADVIGCAEHTALNLELARRSLVLLRNDGTLPLEGGLTVDGQGHTVTPEGPRTIAVIGPNGDDPQAMLGDWAGASGQVDWMPDGHPRETVTTVLDGFRTAVPDGWTVTYARGADIERLVPDPQGPVYPDGQPRPPLLAPAPVDEAQIAEAVSLARAADYVLAVVGDTVALTGETCSTATLELQGGQVALLEALVATATPVVVVLIHSKPSVLPDAALAASALIEAFNPGMRGGQAVAELVLGLIEPSGRLPLSVPRHVGQQPVYYNQVRGQHGDRYADLTQEPLFVFGEGLSYSTIEYTDLAVLDEVVPLDGVVRAEVTVFNTGARPVLETVQAYISDAVTSVTWAERELKAWRQVTVPPGDSVRVRLAIPAAACSLVDAEGRRIVEPGAFDLLVGHSSRAADLLRARFTLSQP